Proteins from a genomic interval of Streptomyces sp. NBC_00820:
- a CDS encoding serine/threonine-protein kinase produces the protein MEKLEPGDPQRIGGYRLLARLGSGGMGNVYLARSDRGRTVAVKLVRRELAQQEEFRARFRREVGAARRVGGYWTAPVLDADTEAPVPWVATGYVAGPSLQQVVGHDHGALPERSVRILAAGLAHALKDVHAAGIVHRDLKPSNVLVTIDGPRVIDFGIARALETVAGEGLTVTGSLVGSPGFMAPEQVRGDRVTPACDVFCLGSVLAYAATGVLPFGDVSSGVHALMFRIAQEEPDLTGVPEGIADLVRECLRKDPAARPSLDVLLERVGAEQTVSDGRARDPWLPGALVAQLGRHAVGLLEVEDPEGGDSAGAGAGAGAGSGSVVGADSVAVVGEGAGSGVSTVPSAGFPPAPLAPPVPPAPSAAVSSSGAGRPGPVDVPSSGAGRPGWGDAAGAGSAGAEHAAVADGGAGPATPGADAYVPTWGTGQATPPGAPPGYGYPQHHPQTYPQAQAQAPAGYGYPPQSYVPPSYGPPPAGTGERGNGRSTVLLVVIALVVALGAGGSVYALLSHGGKDTGTRGGAPATGGGASASTASGASAPATPDASASGSASPPAGGVIPAAYLGTWETSIDNDGGANTRKLTIAQGKAGDTVLTLVADGPTDGGGSYHCVFEAKLAEAPAGNGPLEMGPSTVVSGAPASSCSPGEATEVTLQPDGRLKRAKRSGAESLTYSRR, from the coding sequence ATGGAGAAGCTGGAACCGGGAGATCCGCAGCGTATCGGCGGGTACCGGCTGCTGGCGCGGCTGGGCTCGGGCGGCATGGGGAACGTGTATCTGGCCCGCTCGGACCGGGGCCGTACCGTCGCCGTGAAACTGGTGCGGCGGGAACTCGCGCAGCAGGAGGAGTTCCGGGCGCGGTTCCGGCGGGAGGTGGGGGCCGCGCGACGTGTCGGCGGGTACTGGACCGCGCCCGTGCTCGACGCGGACACCGAGGCGCCGGTGCCCTGGGTGGCCACCGGGTACGTGGCCGGGCCGAGCCTCCAGCAGGTCGTCGGGCACGATCACGGGGCGCTGCCCGAGCGGTCGGTACGGATTCTCGCGGCCGGGCTCGCGCACGCGCTGAAGGACGTCCACGCGGCGGGGATCGTGCACCGGGATCTGAAGCCGTCCAACGTGCTGGTGACCATCGACGGGCCGCGGGTGATCGACTTCGGGATCGCGCGGGCGCTGGAGACGGTGGCGGGGGAGGGGCTGACCGTCACCGGATCGCTGGTGGGGTCGCCCGGGTTCATGGCGCCGGAGCAGGTGCGCGGGGATCGCGTCACGCCGGCGTGCGACGTGTTCTGTCTGGGGTCCGTGCTGGCTTACGCGGCCACCGGTGTGCTGCCCTTCGGGGACGTGAGCAGCGGGGTGCACGCGTTGATGTTCCGGATCGCGCAGGAGGAGCCGGATCTGACGGGGGTGCCGGAGGGGATCGCCGACCTCGTGCGGGAGTGCCTGCGCAAGGACCCCGCCGCCCGGCCCTCGTTGGATGTCCTGCTGGAGCGGGTGGGGGCGGAGCAGACCGTCTCCGACGGGCGGGCCCGGGACCCCTGGCTGCCGGGGGCGCTGGTCGCGCAGCTGGGGCGGCACGCGGTGGGGCTGCTGGAGGTGGAGGACCCGGAGGGCGGGGACTCCGCGGGTGCGGGTGCGGGTGCTGGGGCGGGTTCGGGTTCGGTTGTGGGGGCGGATTCGGTTGCGGTGGTGGGGGAGGGTGCGGGTTCTGGGGTGAGCACCGTGCCTTCGGCCGGGTTCCCGCCCGCACCGCTCGCACCGCCCGTACCGCCCGCGCCATCCGCGGCGGTTTCGTCGTCGGGTGCGGGTCGTCCCGGGCCGGTGGACGTGCCGTCGTCGGGTGCGGGTCGTCCTGGGTGGGGGGACGCGGCCGGTGCCGGTTCGGCGGGGGCCGAGCATGCCGCTGTCGCCGACGGAGGGGCCGGGCCCGCCACGCCGGGGGCGGACGCGTACGTACCGACGTGGGGGACGGGGCAGGCCACGCCGCCCGGGGCGCCCCCGGGGTACGGGTATCCGCAGCACCATCCCCAGACCTACCCCCAGGCTCAGGCCCAGGCTCCGGCCGGGTACGGGTATCCGCCGCAGTCGTACGTCCCTCCGTCCTACGGGCCGCCGCCGGCGGGAACGGGGGAACGGGGGAACGGGCGGTCCACCGTGCTGCTCGTCGTGATCGCGCTGGTCGTGGCGCTGGGGGCCGGGGGTTCCGTCTACGCGCTGCTGAGCCACGGGGGCAAGGACACGGGCACGCGTGGCGGCGCCCCCGCGACCGGCGGCGGGGCGAGCGCGTCGACGGCCTCCGGGGCGTCCGCTCCGGCCACCCCCGACGCCTCCGCGTCGGGCTCCGCGTCCCCGCCCGCCGGCGGGGTGATCCCGGCCGCCTATCTCGGCACCTGGGAGACCAGCATCGACAACGACGGCGGGGCCAACACGCGGAAGCTGACCATCGCCCAGGGCAAGGCCGGGGACACGGTGCTCACGCTCGTCGCCGACGGGCCCACCGACGGCGGCGGGTCCTACCACTGCGTGTTCGAGGCGAAGCTCGCCGAAGCGCCGGCCGGGAACGGGCCGCTGGAGATGGGGCCGTCGACCGTGGTCTCCGGCGCGCCGGCCTCCTCCTGCTCCCCGGGCGAGGCCACCGAGGTGACACTGCAGCCGGACGGCAGGCTCAAGCGGGCGAAGCGGAGCGGCGCGGAGAGCCTGACGTACAGCAGGCGGTGA
- a CDS encoding GntR family transcriptional regulator, translating to MPGNGAVTRSTLRQQIADALRDEVLAGRLRPGRAFTVKEIADQYGVSATPVREALVDLSAQGILEADQHRGFSVPEYSPADYRGMIAARSLVTDGMFQSLTAGHPAFADSADPRTAAALATVRRRGEEAQRAAAAGDLGVLVGYDLRFWRELSCLFGNPYLADFLHRLRLRSWVCAVQHLRRLPDVRGRLWAEHTALVDALAHREYEAARGIVAAANAHSLELIERLAAG from the coding sequence ATGCCCGGCAACGGCGCCGTGACGCGCAGCACCCTGCGTCAGCAGATCGCGGACGCGCTGCGGGACGAGGTGCTGGCGGGGCGGCTCAGGCCGGGCCGGGCGTTCACCGTCAAGGAGATCGCCGACCAGTACGGCGTCTCCGCGACCCCGGTCCGCGAGGCGCTGGTCGACCTGTCCGCGCAGGGCATCCTGGAGGCCGATCAGCACCGCGGCTTCAGCGTCCCCGAGTACTCCCCCGCGGACTACCGGGGCATGATCGCGGCCCGCAGCCTGGTCACCGACGGCATGTTCCAGTCGCTCACCGCCGGCCACCCGGCCTTCGCCGACAGCGCGGACCCGCGGACGGCCGCCGCGCTCGCCACCGTCCGCCGGCGCGGCGAGGAGGCCCAGCGGGCCGCCGCGGCCGGTGACCTCGGCGTGCTCGTCGGCTACGACCTGCGCTTCTGGCGCGAGTTGAGCTGTCTGTTCGGCAACCCCTACCTCGCCGACTTCCTGCACCGGCTGCGCCTGCGGTCCTGGGTGTGCGCGGTCCAGCACCTGCGCCGGCTGCCCGACGTGCGCGGCCGGCTGTGGGCCGAACACACCGCGCTGGTCGACGCGCTGGCCCACCGCGAGTACGAGGCCGCCCGGGGGATCGTCGCCGCCGCCAACGCCCACTCCCTGGAGCTGATCGAGCGGCTGGCCGCGGGTTAG
- the recR gene encoding recombination mediator RecR: protein MYEGVVQDLIDELGRLPGVGPKSAQRIAFHILQAEPTDVKRLAQALLEVKAKVRFCATCGNVAQEELCTICRDPRRDPTVICVVEEPKDVVAVERTREFRGRYHVLGGAISPIEGVGPDDLRIRELLARLADGTVTELILATDPNLEGEATATYLARMIKPMGLKVTRLASGLPVGGDLEYADEVTLGRAFEGRRLLDV from the coding sequence TTGTACGAAGGCGTGGTCCAGGACCTCATCGACGAGCTGGGGCGGCTTCCCGGCGTCGGTCCCAAGAGCGCGCAGCGGATCGCCTTCCACATCCTGCAGGCGGAGCCGACGGACGTGAAGCGGCTCGCGCAGGCCCTCCTGGAGGTGAAGGCGAAGGTCCGCTTCTGCGCGACCTGCGGCAACGTGGCACAGGAAGAGCTGTGCACGATCTGCCGCGACCCGCGCCGCGACCCGACGGTCATCTGTGTGGTCGAGGAGCCGAAGGACGTCGTGGCGGTCGAGCGCACCCGGGAGTTCCGGGGGCGCTACCACGTGCTGGGCGGCGCGATCAGCCCGATCGAGGGTGTGGGCCCGGACGACCTGCGGATAAGGGAGCTGCTGGCCCGGCTGGCCGACGGCACGGTCACCGAGCTGATCCTGGCCACGGACCCCAATCTCGAGGGCGAGGCGACGGCGACGTACCTCGCTCGCATGATCAAGCCCATGGGCCTGAAGGTCACCCGCCTGGCCAGCGGCCTCCCGGTGGGTGGCGACCTGGAATACGCGGACGAGGTCACCCTCGGCCGCGCCTTCGAGGGGAGACGACTCCTAGATGTCTGA
- a CDS encoding DUF5063 domain-containing protein, whose protein sequence is MSDATLHATTQNPDDFAVQIADQIESFLVAVTEVAKGDEPGSTVPFLLLEVSQLLLAGGRLGAHEDIVPDERYEPDPGPEPDVDELRENLVRLLEPVDVYFEVFDPYAPRTAPVPARISDDLADVSTDLRHGMVHYRAGRTTEALWWWQFSYFSNWGPTASAVLRALQSVLIHVRLNQPLEELDGLDTDQAAGDETLEVEAGRVMAEEICGPLGMRPAKQ, encoded by the coding sequence ATGTCTGACGCCACGCTGCACGCCACGACGCAGAACCCGGACGACTTCGCGGTCCAGATCGCGGACCAGATCGAGAGCTTCCTGGTGGCCGTCACGGAGGTGGCGAAGGGGGACGAGCCCGGCTCGACCGTTCCCTTCCTCCTCCTGGAGGTCTCCCAGCTGCTGCTGGCCGGCGGGCGTCTGGGCGCGCACGAGGACATCGTCCCCGACGAGCGCTACGAGCCCGATCCGGGGCCCGAGCCGGACGTCGACGAGCTGCGCGAGAACCTGGTCCGCCTGCTGGAGCCGGTCGACGTCTACTTCGAGGTCTTCGACCCCTACGCGCCCCGCACGGCGCCGGTGCCGGCCCGGATCTCCGACGACCTCGCGGACGTCAGCACCGACCTGCGTCACGGCATGGTCCACTACCGCGCGGGCCGCACCACGGAGGCCCTGTGGTGGTGGCAGTTCTCCTACTTCTCCAACTGGGGCCCCACCGCCTCCGCGGTCCTGCGTGCCCTGCAGTCGGTGCTCATCCACGTCCGCCTCAACCAGCCCCTGGAGGAGCTGGACGGCCTCGACACCGACCAGGCGGCGGGTGACGAGACCCTGGAGGTCGAGGCGGGCCGGGTCATGGCGGAGGAGATCTGCGGACCGCTGGGCATGCGCCCGGCGAAGCAGTAG
- a CDS encoding aspartate aminotransferase family protein, which produces MTPQPNPEAGAAVKAADRAHVFHSWSAQDLIDPLAVAGAEGSYFWDYDGKRYLDFTSGLVFTNIGYQHPKVVAAIQEQAAKMTTFAPAFAVEARSEAARLIAERTPGDLDKIFFTNGGADAVEHAVRMARLHTGRPKVLSAYRSYHGGTQQAVNITGDPRRWPSDSGSAGVVHFWAPFLYRSRFYAETEEQETARALEHLETTIAFEGPGTVAAIILETIPGTAGIMIPPPGYLAGVREICDKYGIVFVLDEVMAGFGRTGEWFAADLSGVVPDLMTFAKGVNSGYVPLGGVAISQRIAETFGKRPYPGGLTYSGHPLACAAAVATIDVMAEEGVVENAKLLGETVLGPGLAALAERHPSVGEVRGVGMFWALELVRNRETREPLVPYNAAGEANAPMAAFAAAAKKHGVWPFVNMNRTHVVPPCNATEAELKEGLAALDAALSAADEHTA; this is translated from the coding sequence ATGACCCCTCAGCCCAACCCCGAAGCCGGTGCCGCGGTGAAGGCCGCGGACCGCGCCCACGTCTTCCACTCCTGGTCCGCGCAGGACCTCATCGACCCGCTCGCCGTCGCCGGCGCGGAGGGGTCGTACTTCTGGGACTACGACGGCAAGCGGTATCTGGACTTCACCAGCGGGCTCGTCTTCACCAACATCGGCTACCAGCACCCGAAGGTCGTCGCGGCGATCCAGGAGCAGGCCGCGAAGATGACGACGTTCGCGCCGGCGTTCGCCGTCGAGGCACGCTCGGAGGCGGCCCGGCTGATCGCCGAGCGGACGCCCGGTGACCTGGACAAGATCTTCTTCACCAACGGCGGCGCGGACGCCGTGGAGCACGCCGTGCGCATGGCGCGGCTGCACACGGGCCGCCCGAAGGTGCTGTCGGCCTACCGCTCGTACCACGGCGGTACGCAGCAGGCGGTGAACATCACCGGCGACCCGCGCCGCTGGCCCTCCGACAGCGGCAGCGCCGGCGTCGTCCACTTCTGGGCGCCCTTCCTCTACCGCTCCCGCTTCTACGCCGAGACCGAGGAGCAGGAGACCGCGCGGGCGCTGGAGCACCTGGAGACGACGATCGCCTTCGAGGGGCCCGGCACGGTCGCGGCGATCATCCTGGAGACCATCCCGGGCACCGCCGGGATCATGATCCCGCCGCCCGGCTACCTGGCCGGCGTCCGGGAGATCTGCGACAAGTACGGGATCGTCTTCGTCCTGGACGAGGTCATGGCGGGCTTCGGGCGCACCGGTGAGTGGTTCGCGGCCGACCTGTCCGGTGTCGTCCCCGACCTGATGACCTTCGCCAAGGGCGTGAACTCCGGTTACGTGCCGCTCGGCGGTGTCGCGATCTCGCAGCGGATCGCGGAGACCTTCGGCAAGCGGCCGTACCCCGGCGGCCTGACCTACTCCGGTCACCCGCTGGCCTGCGCCGCCGCGGTCGCCACGATCGACGTGATGGCCGAGGAGGGCGTGGTGGAGAACGCCAAGCTGCTCGGCGAGACGGTCCTCGGACCGGGCCTCGCCGCGCTGGCCGAGCGGCACCCCAGCGTCGGCGAGGTCCGCGGAGTCGGCATGTTCTGGGCGCTGGAGCTGGTGAGGAACCGGGAGACCCGCGAGCCGCTGGTCCCCTACAACGCGGCCGGCGAGGCGAACGCCCCGATGGCCGCGTTCGCGGCGGCCGCCAAGAAGCACGGCGTCTGGCCCTTCGTGAACATGAACCGCACCCACGTGGTGCCGCCGTGCAACGCGACGGAGGCCGAGCTGAAGGAGGGTCTCGCGGCTCTGGACGCGGCCCTGAGCGCCGCCGACGAGCACACGGCGTAA
- a CDS encoding YbaB/EbfC family nucleoid-associated protein, whose protein sequence is MIPGGGQPNMQQLLQQAQKMQQDLQRAQEELANTEVDGQAGGGLVQATVTGAGELRALKIDPKAVDPEDTETLADLIVAAVHAANENAQALQQQKLGPLAQGLGGGGIPGLPF, encoded by the coding sequence GTGATTCCCGGTGGTGGCCAGCCCAACATGCAGCAGTTGCTCCAGCAGGCCCAGAAGATGCAGCAGGACCTTCAGCGGGCGCAGGAGGAACTGGCGAACACGGAGGTCGACGGTCAGGCGGGCGGCGGCCTGGTGCAGGCCACCGTGACCGGCGCCGGCGAGCTGCGCGCGCTGAAGATCGACCCGAAGGCGGTGGACCCCGAGGACACCGAGACCCTCGCCGACCTGATCGTCGCGGCCGTGCACGCGGCCAACGAGAACGCGCAGGCGCTCCAGCAGCAGAAGCTCGGCCCGCTGGCGCAGGGCCTGGGCGGCGGCGGCATCCCCGGCCTGCCGTTCTGA
- a CDS encoding SLATT domain-containing protein: MGQPEMQPEGPPQDGWGEGAAGLRPGDLTGRAFPLGDWGEPAERLDELYRWVEDGALRTAAWYLTDRVWKRRGARALRAGAAAGAVCGASLPLLDLTGVVGGVAPWGYLALMLAVACVGVDRFFGVTSGWIRDVATAQAVQRRLQALQFDWASECVREVLGPAEGTASEATERCLGVLRRFSEDVTELVRMETADWMVEFRTGCAPLGIQAAVSSGVRAESSGPAGRLPLPPANGTRPNMPRQRPPEPR; the protein is encoded by the coding sequence GTGGGTCAGCCGGAGATGCAGCCCGAGGGTCCGCCTCAGGACGGGTGGGGCGAGGGCGCGGCCGGGCTGCGGCCGGGCGATCTGACCGGGCGGGCCTTCCCGCTCGGCGACTGGGGCGAGCCGGCCGAACGGCTGGACGAGCTGTACCGGTGGGTGGAGGACGGGGCGCTGCGGACGGCGGCCTGGTACCTGACGGACCGGGTGTGGAAGCGGCGCGGAGCGCGGGCGCTGCGGGCCGGTGCGGCGGCCGGCGCGGTCTGCGGGGCCTCGCTGCCGCTGCTGGACCTCACCGGGGTCGTCGGCGGGGTCGCGCCCTGGGGCTATCTGGCCCTGATGCTCGCGGTGGCGTGCGTGGGCGTCGACCGCTTCTTCGGCGTCACCTCCGGCTGGATAAGGGACGTGGCCACCGCGCAGGCCGTGCAGCGGCGGCTGCAGGCGTTGCAGTTCGACTGGGCGTCGGAGTGCGTGCGGGAGGTGCTGGGGCCGGCCGAGGGCACCGCGAGCGAGGCGACCGAGCGGTGCCTCGGGGTGCTGCGGCGCTTCTCCGAGGACGTCACCGAGCTGGTGCGGATGGAGACGGCCGACTGGATGGTGGAGTTCCGCACGGGGTGCGCGCCGCTGGGGATCCAGGCGGCGGTGTCGTCCGGGGTGCGGGCGGAGTCCTCCGGTCCCGCGGGCCGCCTTCCGCTGCCCCCGGCGAACGGCACCCGTCCGAACATGCCCAGGCAACGGCCACCGGAGCCCCGGTAG